From one Deltaproteobacteria bacterium genomic stretch:
- a CDS encoding VCBS repeat-containing protein, giving the protein MNGDEMWYFMPTGGLVNLTDNIFQILSFNVSGWAFGDWGRTFRKRLDDVHFLHNPTIADLDGDGRMEVVASSLGYLVRAWNTDGETPAGWPKYTQNGMQASPVVGDVDGDGLFEVVTHTNEGRIFAWQTTGTACRDAGINAEWWSFHHDEWNTGAHGTDTLPPGVPTDLRVYFTDDPNVFEIVVTAPGDDWACGTATSYDLRWWTDAPASMSPATFLAGTVLAAPAPILGGEELRFTVTAPDAEAFSLRVTDENGLVGWPSPAIEPTDAPPPDDDTDDDTDDDADDDVIDDDAADDDTTDDDADDDAGSGDDDDDDDGGCCGC; this is encoded by the coding sequence ATGAACGGCGACGAGATGTGGTACTTCATGCCCACGGGCGGGCTCGTGAACCTCACCGACAACATCTTCCAGATTCTCTCGTTCAACGTCTCGGGCTGGGCCTTCGGCGACTGGGGGCGCACCTTCCGCAAGCGACTCGACGACGTGCATTTCCTGCACAATCCCACGATCGCCGATCTCGATGGCGACGGGCGCATGGAGGTGGTGGCGAGTTCGCTCGGCTATCTCGTGCGCGCGTGGAACACCGACGGCGAAACGCCCGCGGGTTGGCCCAAATACACGCAGAACGGCATGCAGGCGTCGCCCGTGGTCGGCGACGTGGACGGCGACGGGCTCTTCGAGGTCGTCACGCACACCAACGAGGGGCGCATTTTCGCGTGGCAGACGACGGGCACGGCGTGCCGCGACGCGGGCATCAACGCCGAGTGGTGGTCGTTCCACCACGACGAATGGAATACCGGCGCGCACGGAACCGACACGCTGCCGCCGGGAGTGCCGACGGACCTGCGCGTGTATTTCACCGACGATCCAAATGTCTTCGAAATCGTCGTCACCGCGCCCGGTGACGACTGGGCCTGCGGCACGGCGACGTCGTACGACCTTCGCTGGTGGACCGACGCGCCCGCGTCCATGTCGCCCGCGACGTTTCTGGCGGGAACCGTGCTCGCCGCGCCCGCGCCGATTCTCGGCGGCGAGGAACTGCGTTTCACGGTGACCGCGCCGGACGCCGAAGCGTTTTCGCTGCGCGTGACGGACGAGAACGGGCTCGTCGGCTGGCCGAGCCCCGCGATTGAACCGACCGATGCGCCGCCGCCCGATGACGACACGGATGACGACACAGACGACGATGCGGACGACGACGTGATCGACGACGATGCCGCGGACGACGACACGACGGATGACGATGCGGACGATGACGCGGGATCGGGCGACGATGATGACGATGACGACGGCGGCTGCTGCGGCTGCTGA
- a CDS encoding thioredoxin family protein, with protein MMKRFHVLRILSIAVAVAALAALASCQGASDAGVTAAAPASGYRDAAEEIAEYRAKGLPMMLDFGRGWCKPCKAMAPDLEALHTELAGKVLVRFNDLGKETELAEQYRIRIMPTQVYVDREGKEVYRHEGYASKADMTDQLAKRGFLP; from the coding sequence ATGATGAAGCGGTTCCATGTTTTGCGGATTCTATCGATCGCCGTCGCCGTGGCGGCGCTCGCCGCGCTCGCTTCTTGTCAGGGTGCGTCCGATGCCGGTGTCACAGCGGCCGCGCCCGCGTCGGGGTATCGCGACGCCGCCGAGGAGATCGCCGAATACCGCGCCAAAGGACTGCCGATGATGCTCGATTTCGGCCGTGGCTGGTGCAAGCCGTGCAAGGCGATGGCGCCGGATCTCGAGGCGCTTCACACCGAGCTCGCCGGCAAGGTGCTGGTGCGCTTCAACGACCTGGGGAAGGAAACGGAACTCGCTGAGCAATATCGGATCCGCATCATGCCGACACAGGTCTACGTCGACCGCGAGGGGAAAGAGGTCTATCGGCACGAGGGCTATGCGTCGAAGGCCGATATGACCGACCAACTCGCCAAACGGGGATTCCTCCCGTAA